One stretch of Chitinophaga pendula DNA includes these proteins:
- a CDS encoding cupin-like domain-containing protein has protein sequence MELGFNKILPMDICVAPDSHTFNNNYGFPARPVLIKNVANHWKAMTAWTPEVFSTRYPDLWVRVVRTDNSEAKVMMLQDYFRYMQDPGEENPYYLKDWVFEEDCPELLQDYDVPSYFSSWLEHMDPAEKPALRWFYIGPAGSGSRMHLDTMDTSAWNAVISGQKHWLFFPAEQSSCVYNGEVDAFHPDFERFPLLAAAEPIYCIQGPGDIVFTPSGYWHQVYNARPGISITENFVNETNIEQVKQYFIQHQLHDELETLQHLVAHVNASR, from the coding sequence ATGGAACTAGGATTTAATAAAATATTACCGATGGATATCTGTGTAGCACCTGACAGCCATACATTCAATAATAACTATGGTTTTCCGGCCCGGCCTGTGCTGATAAAAAATGTAGCCAATCATTGGAAAGCAATGACGGCATGGACCCCGGAAGTGTTCAGCACCCGATATCCGGATTTATGGGTACGGGTGGTCAGAACAGACAATAGTGAAGCGAAGGTGATGATGTTACAGGATTACTTCCGGTATATGCAGGATCCCGGAGAAGAGAATCCTTATTATCTGAAAGATTGGGTGTTTGAAGAGGATTGTCCGGAACTATTGCAAGACTACGACGTGCCTTCTTACTTCTCCAGCTGGCTGGAGCATATGGACCCTGCAGAGAAACCAGCACTCCGCTGGTTTTATATAGGTCCTGCCGGGTCAGGTTCCCGTATGCACCTGGATACAATGGATACCAGTGCGTGGAATGCCGTTATATCCGGTCAGAAACATTGGTTGTTCTTTCCTGCTGAACAAAGTAGCTGTGTATATAATGGTGAGGTCGATGCTTTTCATCCTGACTTCGAGCGTTTCCCCTTACTGGCTGCCGCCGAACCCATTTATTGTATACAGGGGCCGGGTGATATTGTATTTACTCCCAGTGGTTACTGGCACCAGGTATATAACGCCCGGCCGGGTATTTCCATCACGGAAAACTTTGTCAATGAAACAAACATTGAACAGGTAAAACAATATTTCATACAGCATCAGCTGCATGATGAACTGGAGACATTGCAGCATCTTGTTGCACATGTAAATGCGAGCCGATAA